DNA sequence from the Mycobacteriales bacterium genome:
GCCGACCCCGGGAAGCTCGACCTTGATGACATCGGCCCCCAGGTCGGCGAGCAGCATGGTGCAGAACGGGCCCGCCATGACCTGGGTCAGGTCGACCACACGCATTCCACTGAGCGCCCCGGTCACCGGCGCCTCCTGTCGTCGATCAGCCCTGTTGGAGGTCAGCGTCCGCCTCCTTGAAGAAGGAATCGACCGCCTGCGCAACCGTCTTACGCCCGAACGAGATGTCCTGGTAGGCGCGCGTGTAGGCGTCCACGAACACGCTGGTGTAGCCCGACGGGTAGACGATCACCGGAGCCTTGTGGTCGACGATCTCGTTGTAAACCTCGAGCTCCTCCTTCTTCTCAGGCGTCGTCTTCGGGTCATTGATCTGCGCGTCGAGCAGCTTGGTGACGGTCACCGCACCGTTGTCCGAGGAGAACGCATGCGCTCCCTTGGCGTCGTTGGTGAAGAAGTTGATGAAGGACGCCGCGGTCGGCACGTTCTCGCAGTTCGCCGAGATCGACAGACCCGAGGTGATCAGAACGTTCCCCAGACCCGACGAACCGAACGGATGGGTCGTGATCGCGAGCTTCCCACCCTTGACTCCGTTGATCGCGTTCTGCGCGTCCTCGAGGGCGTTGCCGGGAGTCGTCGCACTCATCACCTTGCCCTGGGCCATGAAACTCTGCTCCAGCGGAGTGTCCGTCCCCTGGTCGGCCTGTGCCGCCGCCGAGATGGTCGCCCCGGACTTGCGGAGCTTCTCCCACATGTTCCAGTACGCGGCGAGCATCGACTTGGAAAAGCCGAGCTTGTCGCCCTTGAAGAGCGACGCGCCCTGGCTCTGGGTGTAGGAGATGAAGACGTCGGCGTTGCCGCCGTCCAGATTGCTGGCCGCGACCCCCTTGGGCAGCTTGGCCTTGGCCTGCGTCAGCCAGTTGGTGTACCAGTCCCAGGTGAAGTTCGTCGGCGGCGTCGGCAACCCGGCCTTGGTGACGATCGTCTTGTTGTACATGATGCCGTCGTACGCTGCGCCGTACGGGATCATGTAGAGCTTGCCATCGGTCCCTCGACCCGTATCGAGGACGTTCTTCGGGATGCCTGATACGTCGATGGCGCCGGACTTCACCATCTTGTCCAGCGGCATCAGCGTGTGCCGCTTGGTGTAGTCGTTGAGCTCCCGGGCCTGCATCTGCGGGACGCACGGCAGGTTCTTCCCGGCCGCCTCCACGTTGAGCTTCTCCCAGTAGGCGTCGAAGTCGCTGCTCTGACCGTCGATCTTCACCTTGGGATGGGCCTTCTTGTACAGCGAGATGACGGCGTTGGTCTTCTCGTTGCGGCTCGCGCCGCCCCACCAGGCGTAGTCGATCGCACCGTGGGCCGCTCCCTTGCCTCCCTGCCCCTGCGTCGATCCGCCCTGCGACGTGCCGTTGCATCCGGCGACGGTCACGACGGCGACGGTCAGGCCGGCGGTGAGCCCTAACAGGCGCCGCGCGGTTTCTCGTGGTCGCATCACGTTGTCTCCTTCGCGCTACTTGAGTCCGGTGGTGGTGATGCCTTGGGTCAACATCCGCTGTGCGGCGAGAAAGAAAGCGACCAGCGGGACGAGCGAGAGCACAGCCATCGCGAACAGCGATCCGTAGGACGATCGCCCGGTGGCGTCGATGAACATGTTGAGTCCCAGCGGGACGGTGTAGAGCTGGGTCTTGCTCAGGTAGAGCAACGGGCCGAGGAAGTCGTTCCACGACGCGATGAAGGTGAACATCGCCGTGGTGCCCATCGCGGGTAGGGACAGCGGCACGATGATGCGGCGGAAGATCTGCCAGTGGTTGCACCCGTCGACCCGGGCCGAGTCGTCGAGCTCCCTCGGCAGGGCACGGATGAACTGAATGTTGAGGAAGATGAAGAACGCATCCGCGCCGAGAAACTTCGGCAGCACCAGCGGGATGTAGGTGTTCAGCCAGGACAGCTTGTCGAAGAGGATGTACTGCGGCACGAGAGTCACGTGGTAGGGCAGCAGGATCGTCGCCATCAGGACCGCGAACAGCACGCGCTTGAACGGGAAGTCCAGGCGGGCGAAGGCGTACGCCGTGAGCGTGCAGGCGAAGACGTTACCGATGACCGCGAGTAGGGCCACCACCGCGGAGTTCAGGAAGAACCGGGAGAAGTGCAGCGACGGCGCCGGATTCAGGCCGTGCCGGTAGTTGTCAAGCGTGAACCGGCCGAAGAGTCCCAGGGTGCTGAGCACCTGGTTGTCCGGCCGGAACGATGCAGCAACGAGCCAGGCGACCGGGTAGAGCAGGAAGCAGATGATGACGATCGTCACGAGGTGTCTGGCAAGGGCACGTACCAGTCGGCTCTTGGACGGCTGCGTCATCATCTGGATGCCGGTGGTACGGGTGCGCGTCTCCAGCGTCTGCGTGCTCATGCCTCATCTCCGTAATGCACCCAGAACCGTGCAGTCGAGAAGGCGATCGCGGTGAACACGGCGAGCGCGGCGAGCAGCAGCCACGCCATCGCGGCGGCGTATCCCATCTGGAATTCGACGAACCCCTTCTGGTACAGGTAGAGCGTGTAGAAGAGCAGCGAGTCCGAGGGACCGCCGCTACCGCCGCTCACCACGTAGGCGCCCGTGAACGCCTGGAATGCGTGGACCGTGTCGAGCAGGACGTTGAAGAAGATCAGCGGGGTGAGCTGGGGAAGCGTGATATGCCAGAACCGCTGGAACACGTGGGCGCCGTCGACGGACGCCGCTTCGTAGAGGTTGGCCGGGACCTGGCGGAGGCCGGCCAGAAAGATGATCATGGTGCTGCCGAAGGCCCAGAGGTTCAGGCCGATGATCGAGTAGAGCGCCGTGCCGGGGTTGCCGACCCAGCTTCCGTGGTGGAGTCCGACGACCTCCAGAGCCCGGTTGACGATGCCGAAGGTGCCGAAGACCTGCTTCCACAGGATCGCGATCGCGACGCTGCTGCCGATCAGAGACGGCACGTAGAAGAGCGTGCGGTAGATCCCGAGCAGGCGGATACCGCGGTTGAGGAACAGCGCGAGAAGCAGCGAGACGATCAGCACGAGCGGCACGGACACGAGAACGAACGTGAGCGTCACCCGGACCGACTGCCAGAACCGCGGGTCGGCTCCGAACATCCGGCGGAAGTTTGCCAGGCCGACCCACTTGGGCGGGCTGAGCAGGTCGTACCGGGTGAACGCGAGGTAGAGCGAGAACAGCATCGGGCCGAGCGTGATGACGACGAGACCGAGGAGCCACGGTGTAAGGAACGCGTACGCCGTGAGCGCGGATCGCCACTTCCGCTTGCGTCGAGATTTCTCCCGCGTGGGTGTAGCTCCGCTCGCGTCCTGGCCGGCGACGGTTTCTTCGTAGGTGGTCATGAGGGGCCCCGGTCCCGTCAGGCCTGGTCGCGGTCGGCGGTCCGGGCGGCATGGGCCTCAACCCGCTGGGCGAGCCCCTGCGCGAGGAGGTGCGCGAGCGGTGCGGCGACATCGGCGGCCTCGGCGACGGTGACAACCTCTTGCAGGTCCTTGCTCCACGGACGCTTGCCGACCGGCACCTGCGATGCGTCGTAAGCGTGCGCCACGTCGTCGAAGAAGCCCCAATGCCGTGCCACCCAGGAGTCGCCCGTGCTCGTCCGCACGGCCCCCAGTACCTCGGCCGCGCCGACGCCATGAGCCGCAGCGATGTCGAGCGCTTCGTACGCGCCGGCGAGGCTCGCGAACATCATGAGCTGGTTGGCGAGCTTGGCCACCGCGCCCGAGCCGGCCGGTCCGACGTGGACGACCGTGCTCGCGACCGCGTCGAGGTAGACCTGCGCGGCGCCGACCGCCGCGTCGGTTCCGCCCGCCATCAGAGTGAGCGTGCCCTCGCGGGCGCGCTCCGCTCCCCCACTCACCGGTGCGTCGATGAACTCGATCCCGGCCTCCGCTGCCCGTGCGGCGAGACGCTGGACGGTGCCGGGCAGCACGGTGCTGTGCACCACGACCACCGACCCGGGTTTGAGCGCGTCCAGCACGCCGCGGCGCTCGAGAGTGTCGGCGACCGCGTCGTCGTCGGGCACGGCAAGGGCCACCAGTTGGCACCGGGCCAGGTCGAGTGCCGTGTCGGCCACGGTGGCGCCGTTCCCGGCGCACTCATGCATCCGATCGGGAACGACGTCGTGGACGACGACCGGCCATCCCTGGTCGACTAGGTGGCGGGCCATCGGCATCCCGAGATTTCCCAGCCCGGCGAAGCCGATCTGGATCGAGCCGGTGAGCGGGGGCATCGGCACTACTTGACGGTCTCGTCGAGTGGCCAACCGAGCCGCTCATAGATCTTGCGCCGACCCACCTTGTCGTTCTCAAGCTCCTGACGGGCGAACTTCGCCACGACCTCGGCGTGCTCGAGCGGCACCACGATCACCCCGTCGCCGTCGGCGACGACGATGTCGCCCGGGCGGACCAGCACCCCGCCGATGTTGACCGGGATCTGCGCGGCGTCGAACTCGATGCGGCCCTGCACCATCGCCTGCGCCCGGGTACGGCAGAAGATCGGGACCTTCTGCAGGATGCATTCGTCGCGGTCCCGTACGCCGCCGGAGGTCACGATTCCCGCGGCTCCCGCGGCGAACCACCCGAGTGAGTTGTTGGATCCGATCTCGCCGACCGCGACGTCCGGGGGTGATTCGACGACGACGACCTCACCGGTGGTGAGATGCTCGGCCAGCTTGTACGAGTAGAGCTCCTTGTACCAATAGTTGTATGCCCATTCCGTGTACTCGTCCGGCGTGATCGCCGGCACGGTCTTCTCGGACAGGCGGTGCCGGATGGTGTGTGCCGGCCCGCACAACTTCGCGCCCTGGAACATCGGCGCGATGTCCGGCGACACCGTCCCCTTCGCGTGCAGGCCGGCCCAGTCCATGCCGTCCCGTACGTCGGCGACCCTGACGCCCTCGAAAAGCTGTGCCACCCCTGCGGTCTCCACGCGACCTCCTCGCCGGCCTCGGCCGGCTCCGACGGATAGGGGTCGACCGACTGGTCACCCCACCTGATCGGCAGCGACGCGACCCTCGGGTCACCTCGGCTGCCATGTGCGGACTATTGTCTACAACAGACGAAGAGGCCTGGCAAGGGTGGCGGGAGAACAATGGCGGGACCACCGCCAGGGACCGCACTGCCAGGGACAGGAGAGCCAGTGGGCACCAATCAGCCGCGCGCGAAGGGCGAGTACGTCTCCGACGACGGCGCGCGGGCGCGACTCAACCCGCCCAGCCTCGTCCAGCTCGCGGCCGAAGAGTTGCGCCGGATGATTCTGTCCGGGGACCTGCAGCCGGGAGAGCGGCTCATCGAGGAACGGCTCACCGAGCGCCTCGGGATCAGCCGTCCCCCGCTCCGGGAGGCCATGCGGCTGCTCCAGCGCGAGGGGCTGATCCTCACCGAGCCGCGCCGCGGCGCGACGGTGACCCGGCTGGCCGAATCCGACGTACTCGAGATCCTGACGCTCCGGTCCGCGCTCGAACGGTTGGCTGTCGAGCTAGGCGTGCCGGTCACCTCGCCGGAACGGCTAGAGCCATGTCGCGCCGCTATCGACGACATGGCGGCCTGTGCGGCCCGGGGCGACCGCGCCGGCCTCGTCGAGCGGGGCTACGTTTTCCATCACGCGATCATTGCCTTGTCCGGTCACCGTCGCCTGGAGGAGGTCTACCGGTCGCTGCACCAACAGCTGCTGCTCTGTATGGCGATGAACTTGCACACCAGGGAGCACTTCTTCGAAGACCTTGCCGAGCACGTCGACCGGCATCGGCACCTGCTCCAGCTGATCGAGGCCGGCGATCCACAGGTGGTGCTCACCGAGCTGGCGGCGCACGGTGAGCGCTCCTTCACGCACCCGCCCGAGCGTCCCGAGAAGGTGAGGACCAGATGACGAGCACCAGCGCACCCGTGGCCGAGCTGCAGAGCGCCCTCCCGGCCGCGAGTCTGGTGACCGACCCCGACCTCATGGAGAGCTACCGGCGGGACAACGCCGACCTCGCCGAGGCGGGCATGCCCCTCGCGGTCGTTCTCGCCCGGTCCACCGAGGAGGTCTCCGCGGCGCTGCGCTGGGCGACTGCGCACCGGGTCCCGGTGGTGCCGCGCGGCGCGGGGTCGGGACTCTCCGGCGGCGCCAGCGCCGTCGAGGGCGGCTTGATCCTGTCGCTGACACACATGGACCGCATTCTCGAGATCAACCCGGACGACCAGTTGGCCGTCGTCGAGCCGGGTGTCATCAACGCCGACGTCGGCCGGGCTGCGGCCGAGCACGGCCTGCGCTACCCGCCCGACCCGTCCAGCTTCGAGATCTCCACCATCGGGGGAAATCTCGCCACCAACGCCGGTGGCCTTCGCTGCGTGAAGTACGGCGTCACCCGCGACTCCGTGCTCGGGCTGGAGGTCGTGCTGATGGACGGGCGGGTGATCCGCACCGGCGGGCGCACGATCAAGAGCGTGGCCGGTTACGACCTGACCCGGCTCTTCGTCGGATCGGAGGGGACGCTCGGCGTCATCACCGCGGCGAACCTGCGGCTGCGGCCCCTGATCATCGGGGAGCCGGTGACCTTTGTGGCGTCGTTCAGCTCGCTGGTGGACGCCGGCGACGCGGTGTCCCGCATCATCCGGGCGGGACTGGCGCCGAGCCTGCTGGAACTGATGGACCACACCAGCATCAACCTGATCGAGGACTACCAGCGGATGGACCTCGACCGGAGCGCCGCCGCGCTGCTCATCGGCCAGGCCGACTCACCGCAGTCGGCGGCCGAGGCCGAGGCGATGGCCGAGTGCGCGCGCGTCGCGGGTGCCGACCTCGTCGTGCAGTCCAGCGATGCGGCCGAGGCGGAGTTGCTGCTCGAGGCGCGCCGGCAGCACTACCACGCGGTCACCGCGCAGGGCGCGACGCTGATCGACGACGTCGGCGTACCACGCAGCAAGCTGGCGGCGCTGCTCGGCGGGATCGAGCAGGTCGGCAAGGAGTACGGCGTCACCATCGCCACCGTGGGGCACGCCGGCGACGGCAATGTCCACCCGACGATGGTCTTCCCGCACGGCGACGTCGAGGCGGCGCGGACGGCCGAACGGGCCGCGGAGGAGATCTGCCGGCTCGCCTTGCGGCTGGGCGGCACGATCACCGGCGAGCACGGCGTCGGATCGCTGAAGCGCACCTGGCTGCACGGTGAGATCGACGACGACACCTACGCCGTACACCGGTCGATCAAGTCGACGCTCGACCCGCTCGGCCTACTCAACCCCGGCAAGGCCATCTAGCGGCCTTGCCGGCGAGAGCGAAGTCGATCAGCCGGTGTTCGGGGCGATGTCGGCGTCGCCGGGACTGCGATGCGGCATGCGCTCGGCCGGGATCTGCCCCATCCGACCGCTCTGGAAGTCCTCGAGCGCCTGGACGATCTCGTCCTTGGTGTTCATCACGAACGGGCCGTAGTGCACGACCGGCTCCTTGATGGGCCGGCCGCCGAGGACCAGCACCTCGAGGTTGGGCGTGTGGCTGTCCTGGGACGCGTCGGCGGCCACCGTGATGGCATCGCCGGGGCCGAAGCGGGCGAGCTGACCACTGTGGATCGGTCGACCGTCGGCGCCGACCGTTCCCCGCCCGGCGAGGACGTAGACCAGCGCGTTGAAGTCCGGCCGCCACGGAAGGGTCAGGCGGGCACCCGGGTTGACCGTCGCGTGCAGCAGGCTGATCGGGGTGTACGTCGACCCGGGACCGGCATGGCCGGCCACGTCGCCGGCGATGACCCGGATCAGCGCACCGCCGTCGGGCGAGGACAGCAGCGTGGTCTCGCCGCCCCGGATGTCCTGGTAGCGCGGCGGATTCCACTTGCTGTCGCTGGGCAGGTTGACCCACAGCTGCATCCCGTGGAAGAGCCCACCGGAGATGACGAGCTGCTCCGGCGGAGCCTCGATGTGCAGGATTCCGGCGCCGGCGGTCATCCACTGGGTGTCGCCGTTGGTGATCAGCCCGCCGCCACCGGTGGAGTCCTGGTGCTGGAAGGTGCCGTCGATCATGTAGGTGACGGTCTCGAAACCGCGGTGCGGGTGCCACGGCGTGCCCTTGGGCTCGCCCGGCGCGTAGTCGACCTCCCCCATCTGGTCCATGTGGACGAACGGGTCGAGGTCGCGCATGCTCACCCCGGCGAACGCCCGGCGTACCGGAAACCCTTCGCCTTCATAGCCGGTCGGTGCCGTGGTGATCGACACCACCGGCCGCTCGGTGACGGTCGTGGGGTCGATCACCGGGACACGGGGCAGGGCGAGCACATCGGGCACGGTTACGGCGGGCATCGTGGTCTCCTTCATCAGCACGGGGGCTGCTGCGCTGTCGTCGATCCAACCTTAGTTGCGTGCGCAACATTCCTTCGGCCGCGCACCTGGGACCATCCTTGCTCGGTACGGTGTCGCGCATGGCTGATCTGACCGGAAGGGTGGCGCTCGTCGCGGGTGGCGCCGGCGCCGTGGGCGAGGGCATCGTGCGGGCGCTGCTCGGCGCGGGCGCACAGGTCGTCGTCCCGTCGCGCAACCCCGACCGGCTCGCGGAGCTGCGGACCCGGCTCGGCGAGCCGGCCGGGCTGCACGGCGTGATCGGCGACATCGGCGCTCCGGGCGGAGCCGACGGCGTCGCCGCGGCGGCCGTCGAACAGGCCGGGCGGCTCGACGCCGCGGTCGCGGCGGTCGGCGGCTGGTGGCAGCAGTCCGACCTCGTCGACGTCACTCCGTCGGAGTGGCAACGGGTGTTGGAGAACAACCTCACGACACACTTCCTGCTGCTCCGGGCGGTGCTGCCGCGGCTGCGCGAGGAGCAGGGATCGTCGTATCAATTCGTGATCGGCGACAGCGCGGATTCGCCGGTGCCGGGCGCGTCGCTATCCACCGTGACCGCTGCCGCCGTACTCGGCCTGTTCCGGGCCGCAGCGGCGGAAGAACACCAGGTTCGGGTGAACGCCCTCTACCTGGCACCGGTGCTCACCCGTAACCGGCCGACCGGACCGGCCGGGTGGTTGAGCGCCGAAGAAGTCGGGGCCTACGCCGCCTGGCTTGCCGGCGATTCGGGCGCCGCCGTACGCGGGCAAGTCGTCCGGCCGGATAAGAACGGGCCGGGCTGAGGACGCACCGGCGGCGTCGTTACGCCGAAATCCGTCGACCGCCGGTGTCGATCTTGTCGTTGTCGATCAGCCAGGCCACCGCTTCACGGACGGCCTGCAGTGAGCTGTAGCGCGGCGCGTAACCGAGCATCTGGCGGGCCTTGTCGATGCTGATGCTCGGGCTGTGCGCGATGTGGTCGTAGGTGCCCTGCGCGTTGGCCCCGTCGAGCGTCGTCTTCCATTCGTCGAACGGCAGGTAGGACAGCTTCGCCTCGTGGCCGAACCAGCCGGAGACCGCCTCGGCGTAGCCGCGCAGCGTGATCGCCCGCGGCGAGCAGACGTGGAAGCTCTCGCCGACCGCAGCGCTGCGCCGCTCCATCGCGCACTGGAAGGCCTGCGCGACGTCGTCGGCGTGCACGTGGTGCACGGTCTCCAGGCCGAAGTTGGGCAGGGTGAGCGACTCGCCGCGC
Encoded proteins:
- a CDS encoding carbohydrate ABC transporter permease, which codes for MSTQTLETRTRTTGIQMMTQPSKSRLVRALARHLVTIVIICFLLYPVAWLVAASFRPDNQVLSTLGLFGRFTLDNYRHGLNPAPSLHFSRFFLNSAVVALLAVIGNVFACTLTAYAFARLDFPFKRVLFAVLMATILLPYHVTLVPQYILFDKLSWLNTYIPLVLPKFLGADAFFIFLNIQFIRALPRELDDSARVDGCNHWQIFRRIIVPLSLPAMGTTAMFTFIASWNDFLGPLLYLSKTQLYTVPLGLNMFIDATGRSSYGSLFAMAVLSLVPLVAFFLAAQRMLTQGITTTGLK
- a CDS encoding GntR family transcriptional regulator; amino-acid sequence: MGTNQPRAKGEYVSDDGARARLNPPSLVQLAAEELRRMILSGDLQPGERLIEERLTERLGISRPPLREAMRLLQREGLILTEPRRGATVTRLAESDVLEILTLRSALERLAVELGVPVTSPERLEPCRAAIDDMAACAARGDRAGLVERGYVFHHAIIALSGHRRLEEVYRSLHQQLLLCMAMNLHTREHFFEDLAEHVDRHRHLLQLIEAGDPQVVLTELAAHGERSFTHPPERPEKVRTR
- a CDS encoding sugar ABC transporter permease, whose protein sequence is MTTYEETVAGQDASGATPTREKSRRKRKWRSALTAYAFLTPWLLGLVVITLGPMLFSLYLAFTRYDLLSPPKWVGLANFRRMFGADPRFWQSVRVTLTFVLVSVPLVLIVSLLLALFLNRGIRLLGIYRTLFYVPSLIGSSVAIAILWKQVFGTFGIVNRALEVVGLHHGSWVGNPGTALYSIIGLNLWAFGSTMIIFLAGLRQVPANLYEAASVDGAHVFQRFWHITLPQLTPLIFFNVLLDTVHAFQAFTGAYVVSGGSGGPSDSLLFYTLYLYQKGFVEFQMGYAAAMAWLLLAALAVFTAIAFSTARFWVHYGDEA
- a CDS encoding pirin family protein; translated protein: MPAVTVPDVLALPRVPVIDPTTVTERPVVSITTAPTGYEGEGFPVRRAFAGVSMRDLDPFVHMDQMGEVDYAPGEPKGTPWHPHRGFETVTYMIDGTFQHQDSTGGGGLITNGDTQWMTAGAGILHIEAPPEQLVISGGLFHGMQLWVNLPSDSKWNPPRYQDIRGGETTLLSSPDGGALIRVIAGDVAGHAGPGSTYTPISLLHATVNPGARLTLPWRPDFNALVYVLAGRGTVGADGRPIHSGQLARFGPGDAITVAADASQDSHTPNLEVLVLGGRPIKEPVVHYGPFVMNTKDEIVQALEDFQSGRMGQIPAERMPHRSPGDADIAPNTG
- a CDS encoding SDR family oxidoreductase translates to MADLTGRVALVAGGAGAVGEGIVRALLGAGAQVVVPSRNPDRLAELRTRLGEPAGLHGVIGDIGAPGGADGVAAAAVEQAGRLDAAVAAVGGWWQQSDLVDVTPSEWQRVLENNLTTHFLLLRAVLPRLREEQGSSYQFVIGDSADSPVPGASLSTVTAAAVLGLFRAAAAEEHQVRVNALYLAPVLTRNRPTGPAGWLSAEEVGAYAAWLAGDSGAAVRGQVVRPDKNGPG
- a CDS encoding RraA family protein; translated protein: METAGVAQLFEGVRVADVRDGMDWAGLHAKGTVSPDIAPMFQGAKLCGPAHTIRHRLSEKTVPAITPDEYTEWAYNYWYKELYSYKLAEHLTTGEVVVVESPPDVAVGEIGSNNSLGWFAAGAAGIVTSGGVRDRDECILQKVPIFCRTRAQAMVQGRIEFDAAQIPVNIGGVLVRPGDIVVADGDGVIVVPLEHAEVVAKFARQELENDKVGRRKIYERLGWPLDETVK
- a CDS encoding NAD(P)-binding domain-containing protein: MPPLTGSIQIGFAGLGNLGMPMARHLVDQGWPVVVHDVVPDRMHECAGNGATVADTALDLARCQLVALAVPDDDAVADTLERRGVLDALKPGSVVVVHSTVLPGTVQRLAARAAEAGIEFIDAPVSGGAERAREGTLTLMAGGTDAAVGAAQVYLDAVASTVVHVGPAGSGAVAKLANQLMMFASLAGAYEALDIAAAHGVGAAEVLGAVRTSTGDSWVARHWGFFDDVAHAYDASQVPVGKRPWSKDLQEVVTVAEAADVAAPLAHLLAQGLAQRVEAHAARTADRDQA
- a CDS encoding extracellular solute-binding protein — protein: MRPRETARRLLGLTAGLTVAVVTVAGCNGTSQGGSTQGQGGKGAAHGAIDYAWWGGASRNEKTNAVISLYKKAHPKVKIDGQSSDFDAYWEKLNVEAAGKNLPCVPQMQARELNDYTKRHTLMPLDKMVKSGAIDVSGIPKNVLDTGRGTDGKLYMIPYGAAYDGIMYNKTIVTKAGLPTPPTNFTWDWYTNWLTQAKAKLPKGVAASNLDGGNADVFISYTQSQGASLFKGDKLGFSKSMLAAYWNMWEKLRKSGATISAAAQADQGTDTPLEQSFMAQGKVMSATTPGNALEDAQNAINGVKGGKLAITTHPFGSSGLGNVLITSGLSISANCENVPTAASFINFFTNDAKGAHAFSSDNGAVTVTKLLDAQINDPKTTPEKKEELEVYNEIVDHKAPVIVYPSGYTSVFVDAYTRAYQDISFGRKTVAQAVDSFFKEADADLQQG
- a CDS encoding FAD-linked oxidase C-terminal domain-containing protein — translated: MTSTSAPVAELQSALPAASLVTDPDLMESYRRDNADLAEAGMPLAVVLARSTEEVSAALRWATAHRVPVVPRGAGSGLSGGASAVEGGLILSLTHMDRILEINPDDQLAVVEPGVINADVGRAAAEHGLRYPPDPSSFEISTIGGNLATNAGGLRCVKYGVTRDSVLGLEVVLMDGRVIRTGGRTIKSVAGYDLTRLFVGSEGTLGVITAANLRLRPLIIGEPVTFVASFSSLVDAGDAVSRIIRAGLAPSLLELMDHTSINLIEDYQRMDLDRSAAALLIGQADSPQSAAEAEAMAECARVAGADLVVQSSDAAEAELLLEARRQHYHAVTAQGATLIDDVGVPRSKLAALLGGIEQVGKEYGVTIATVGHAGDGNVHPTMVFPHGDVEAARTAERAAEEICRLALRLGGTITGEHGVGSLKRTWLHGEIDDDTYAVHRSIKSTLDPLGLLNPGKAI